The proteins below come from a single Campylobacter concisus genomic window:
- the topB gene encoding DNA topoisomerase III, whose product MGRLFIAEKPELARAIAKGLIGNESKGNGFIRKGNDTITWAFGHILELFKPDDYAEKYKKWNLGDLPFEIEKFKYKPIDKSKDQLKIILNLLKEKDITEVIHCGDADDEGQILVDEILAYANNKLPVKRMLINDLSEAGIKKELNNIKSNDDFYGLSQRGFARSLADWIVGLNLTRAFTVVARNKGYQNGVLNLGRVQTPILSLVVNRDKENEDFKSLEYFAISGEFKSFDGIDFRANLKTDDKITDKNLAQNILKECENKSARITIKKTEKKKELPPLPYNLLKLQAQCAKEFGLKPDKVLAITQDLREKFHLITYNRSDCEYLPDTMYDESPAIIQSLKEIFKNTDDIELKGILDNADLTIKGAAFNSANISAHHGIVPTGAKACLNELSKDELNIFTLIAKRFALQFFKAREYEATNIVLELNEYKFTASQNTTTDLGFTFYLKPQKDEKDGNDDEIENTSKLDNLIEGSMAECLKIKLEPKKTKPKPFYTMATLLTDLTGVAKYAKDPNIKKLLLEKDQGKKGENGGIGTPATRSNHIKSLIDNEFISVSNDKKQIIHATQKGKDLISVAPEILTCVDMTALWFEKQKMIESRDLSLDDFLTEINQQIKEEIAKVKDSDMGNFETKPDNAQICPICNKGYLIRHESQNKKGVFWWGCSQWREGCKAFYYDNDGKPQLETKPKQEIPSDAPMCPKCKSGKLLPRTSAKGFNYFACNGKLKNGNWCNAKFKTNDNGELEEMVFEKK is encoded by the coding sequence ATGGGTAGATTATTTATAGCAGAAAAACCTGAACTTGCACGTGCAATAGCTAAAGGGCTTATTGGCAATGAAAGTAAAGGTAATGGCTTCATTAGAAAAGGTAACGATACCATAACTTGGGCTTTTGGACACATTTTAGAGCTTTTTAAGCCTGACGATTATGCAGAAAAATATAAAAAATGGAATTTAGGAGATCTACCCTTTGAAATAGAGAAATTTAAATATAAGCCTATTGACAAGAGCAAAGATCAACTTAAAATAATTTTAAACTTATTAAAAGAAAAAGATATAACAGAAGTTATTCATTGTGGTGATGCGGACGATGAGGGACAAATTTTAGTTGATGAAATTTTAGCTTATGCAAATAATAAGTTACCAGTAAAAAGAATGTTAATAAATGACCTTAGTGAAGCTGGCATCAAGAAAGAGTTAAATAATATAAAGTCAAATGATGACTTTTATGGGCTTTCTCAACGTGGTTTTGCAAGAAGCTTGGCTGATTGGATAGTCGGACTAAATTTAACTAGAGCATTTACCGTTGTGGCTAGAAATAAGGGGTATCAAAATGGTGTTTTAAATTTAGGACGTGTCCAAACCCCTATTCTCTCCTTAGTGGTAAATAGAGATAAAGAAAATGAAGATTTTAAAAGTCTGGAATACTTTGCAATTAGTGGTGAATTTAAAAGCTTTGATGGTATAGATTTTCGTGCAAATTTAAAAACTGATGATAAAATTACAGATAAGAATTTAGCTCAAAACATATTAAAAGAGTGCGAAAACAAATCCGCAAGAATTACAATTAAGAAAACCGAAAAGAAGAAAGAGCTACCGCCACTTCCTTACAATTTATTAAAACTTCAAGCTCAATGCGCAAAAGAATTTGGCTTAAAACCTGATAAAGTTCTTGCTATTACTCAAGACTTAAGAGAGAAATTTCACTTAATAACTTATAACAGAAGTGATTGCGAATACCTACCTGATACAATGTATGATGAGTCGCCAGCTATTATACAAAGTTTAAAAGAAATTTTTAAAAATACAGACGATATTGAGCTAAAAGGGATTTTAGACAATGCTGATCTTACTATAAAAGGTGCAGCATTTAACTCAGCAAATATTTCGGCTCACCATGGCATTGTCCCAACTGGAGCAAAAGCGTGTTTAAATGAACTAAGTAAGGATGAATTAAATATTTTTACACTTATAGCAAAAAGATTTGCATTGCAATTTTTTAAAGCAAGAGAATATGAGGCAACAAATATAGTTTTGGAACTTAACGAATATAAATTTACAGCCTCGCAAAATACCACAACTGATCTAGGTTTTACTTTCTATCTTAAACCGCAAAAAGATGAAAAAGATGGTAATGATGATGAAATAGAAAACACTTCAAAGTTGGATAATTTAATAGAAGGCTCTATGGCTGAGTGTTTAAAGATTAAACTTGAGCCAAAAAAAACTAAACCAAAGCCATTTTACACCATGGCAACACTTCTCACCGACTTAACTGGCGTAGCCAAATATGCTAAAGATCCGAACATTAAGAAATTACTCCTTGAAAAAGATCAAGGCAAAAAAGGAGAAAATGGAGGTATCGGAACCCCAGCTACTAGATCAAATCATATAAAAAGCTTGATAGATAATGAATTTATCAGTGTTAGCAATGACAAAAAGCAAATAATACATGCAACACAAAAAGGTAAAGACTTAATTTCAGTTGCACCTGAAATTTTAACCTGCGTTGATATGACTGCTTTATGGTTTGAAAAACAAAAAATGATCGAAAGCCGCGACTTAAGCTTGGATGACTTTTTAACAGAAATCAATCAACAAATAAAGGAAGAGATAGCAAAGGTAAAAGATAGCGATATGGGAAATTTTGAAACAAAACCAGATAATGCTCAAATTTGCCCTATTTGCAATAAGGGATACCTTATAAGACATGAAAGCCAAAATAAAAAAGGCGTATTTTGGTGGGGTTGCAGTCAATGGCGTGAAGGTTGTAAGGCATTTTATTACGATAACGATGGCAAACCACAACTTGAAACTAAGCCAAAACAAGAAATACCAAGTGATGCACCTATGTGTCCAAAATGTAAGAGTGGTAAGCTGCTGCCTAGAACCAGCGCGAAAGGTTTTAATTATTTTGCATGTAACGGTAAGTTAAAAAATGGTAATTGGTGCAATGCTAAATTTAAGACAAACGATAATGGCGAACTTGAAGAGATGGTTTTTGAGAAAAAATAA
- a CDS encoding TrbM/KikA/MpfK family conjugal transfer protein, translating to MKIISKALLTCLIFNSAVCGADELTGDTKLACEAILCLSSSERPSECSASLSKYFSIRAKKAHETAKKRKNFLKLCPTDTAIKTDQDYASLIDTISEIGGGCDASDLNKNLDKRRVWDSEKGLYQTQIRISPNMPEYCKRLARHNYTNIKDLKYTCDTKFYDENIWKRGYELQTISQAQYNALSSDKKEIQPNPEFSKCGDINKSYHWRQSCRQHISQYLFFEKKYFSKTCWVD from the coding sequence ATGAAGATTATATCAAAAGCTTTACTAACTTGTTTGATTTTTAATAGTGCCGTATGTGGAGCTGACGAGCTTACTGGGGATACAAAACTAGCATGCGAAGCTATTTTGTGCCTATCAAGTAGCGAAAGACCAAGTGAGTGTTCGGCAAGTTTAAGTAAATACTTTTCAATAAGAGCAAAAAAGGCACATGAAACGGCAAAAAAGAGGAAAAATTTCTTAAAGCTTTGCCCAACTGATACTGCTATAAAAACAGACCAAGATTACGCAAGTTTGATTGATACTATATCAGAGATAGGTGGGGGATGTGATGCTAGCGATCTTAACAAGAATTTAGACAAACGTCGTGTCTGGGATAGTGAGAAAGGACTATATCAAACTCAAATTAGAATAAGCCCAAACATGCCTGAATATTGTAAAAGACTTGCTCGTCATAATTATACAAATATTAAGGACTTGAAATATACTTGCGACACCAAGTTTTATGACGAGAATATATGGAAAAGAGGATATGAGCTACAAACTATAAGTCAAGCTCAATACAACGCTTTAAGTAGCGATAAAAAAGAAATTCAACCAAATCCAGAATTTTCGAAATGTGGCGACATAAACAAAAGTTACCATTGGCGACAGAGTTGTCGTCAACATATATCTCAATACCTATTCTTTGAGAAGAAGTATTTTAGTAAAACATGCTGGGTAGACTGA
- a CDS encoding cag pathogenicity island Cag12 family protein yields the protein MIKFTSLASMAAISFLFFGCSSIPKPIELDSSSQITINQELIRQERHNIPLDPFLKQNNWTYNLMFEKNDDEYIPNNMIVKTFYVAHNADKIIVIGNKKIAQDYKDYLASNGCKNIAIHPVDSIGQSKKRVNILFFGMKGKNDEDYIKSFTNLFDF from the coding sequence ATGATTAAATTTACGAGTTTAGCAAGTATGGCAGCTATATCCTTTTTATTTTTTGGATGTTCAAGCATACCAAAGCCAATAGAACTTGATAGTAGTAGTCAAATCACTATCAACCAAGAGCTAATTAGGCAAGAAAGACACAATATTCCGCTAGATCCATTCTTAAAACAAAATAACTGGACATATAACTTAATGTTTGAAAAAAATGACGATGAGTATATACCAAATAATATGATTGTTAAAACATTTTATGTAGCGCACAATGCCGATAAGATCATAGTTATTGGAAATAAAAAGATAGCCCAAGACTACAAAGATTACTTGGCAAGCAATGGTTGTAAGAATATTGCTATTCATCCAGTAGATAGCATTGGACAATCTAAAAAACGCGTAAATATCTTATTTTTTGGAATGAAAGGGAAAAACGATGAAGATTATATCAAAAGCTTTACTAACTTGTTTGATTTTTAA
- a CDS encoding DNA-binding protein → MKDTSFYEKYITPAQLEEMFGISRGLQNKLRMQKNYTDENRQKHLPLPFLKIGNRILYNIDSIKQWLEDIEQK, encoded by the coding sequence ATGAAAGATACAAGCTTTTATGAAAAATATATAACACCAGCACAACTGGAAGAGATGTTTGGCATTAGTAGAGGACTTCAAAATAAGTTACGAATGCAAAAGAACTATACGGATGAGAATAGACAAAAACATTTACCTTTGCCATTTTTAAAAATTGGCAACCGTATTTTATACAACATTGATAGCATCAAACAATGGCTAGAAGACATAGAACAAAAGTAA
- a CDS encoding ATPase, T2SS/T4P/T4SS family has protein sequence MSTMGLDKSAMLDGYVKKYFGKYLDDESINEIAYNGGNLIWTEDIIGNWSSHESELNFNAAQSFANACAAYKNDKIERQKPILSCILSTGERVQIVIPNATKENHISITIRKPSKVRYTIDDYINNGSIDAKMANELKIAIENGKNIIICGETGSGKTTFMKTLIDFIPLDERIITIEDVEEIKFWDHKNFVQLFYPSEAKSDSLVNATTLLKSCLRMKPSRILLAEVRGGETYDFLNVISSGHNGSMTSCHAGSVKSAIDRLVMMSMQNTQAQVLGKDMLLDIVSNTIDYIVVFKRLGKKRQVTEYLANGEYFIRNNEGNAFVESSLRNAKQ, from the coding sequence ATGAGCACAATGGGATTAGACAAATCTGCTATGCTAGATGGCTACGTCAAAAAGTATTTTGGCAAGTATCTAGATGATGAAAGTATAAATGAAATAGCTTACAACGGCGGAAATCTAATTTGGACTGAAGATATAATCGGTAATTGGTCTAGTCACGAAAGTGAATTAAACTTTAATGCTGCCCAATCTTTTGCTAATGCATGTGCCGCTTATAAAAACGATAAGATAGAAAGACAAAAACCTATTTTATCATGCATTCTCTCAACTGGAGAGAGAGTGCAAATAGTTATACCAAATGCTACAAAAGAAAATCATATATCAATCACCATTAGAAAACCTAGTAAGGTTCGTTATACGATAGATGACTACATTAATAATGGTTCAATAGATGCAAAAATGGCAAATGAACTAAAAATAGCTATCGAAAATGGCAAGAATATTATTATTTGTGGTGAAACTGGTAGCGGAAAAACTACTTTTATGAAAACACTTATCGATTTTATACCATTAGATGAAAGAATTATTACTATAGAAGATGTTGAGGAAATTAAATTTTGGGATCATAAAAATTTTGTTCAACTCTTTTATCCAAGTGAGGCAAAAAGCGATAGTCTAGTAAATGCCACAACTCTCTTAAAGAGCTGCTTGAGAATGAAACCCAGCAGAATTCTACTAGCAGAAGTTAGGGGTGGTGAAACATATGATTTTTTAAATGTGATTTCAAGTGGTCATAATGGCAGTATGACAAGTTGTCATGCTGGTAGTGTTAAGTCAGCCATAGATCGTCTTGTAATGATGAGCATGCAAAATACTCAAGCCCAAGTTCTAGGTAAAGATATGTTGCTTGATATTGTTTCAAATACAATTGACTACATCGTAGTTTTTAAGCGTCTTGGCAAGAAACGTCAAGTTACAGAATACTTGGCTAATGGCGAATATTTCATAAGAAATAATGAAGGTAATGCTTTTGTTGAGTCTAGCTTAAGGAACGCTAAGCAATGA
- the virB10 gene encoding type IV secretion system protein VirB10 translates to MSKNRSNENMNNQESQVERIEYEHPEVENEPSKKLMVIAVMVLCLVVFVMVGLSFLGKNREANDAVKSQIQQIGTEVKNKNFELPQQEVSQKNFQEFQTAPAPQQTPVQVASKPDPLSNTTVVQKTIFKPKVFKTGSSLAIATSSSSKKDIYVADQNISWAEQAKRFEEDQDYEGNTYTPKIAVKDKFNPSLLLQKGTYIGCSLDTRLVSQIKGGISCTTSEDVYSKDGVTLLIEKGSKIFGSFRSGEMNDGMNRIFVIWSEIRTPNNINIPVQSGASDELGGSGLQGYVDHQWLKRFGASILLSMVDDVFNYAANGKRDNSYDYSENTRDSTQQMANTALEEFIKIKPVLYRNQGDIVGVYVNRDIDFSKVYKLTIGRRK, encoded by the coding sequence ATGAGCAAAAATAGAAGTAATGAAAATATGAATAATCAAGAGTCTCAAGTTGAAAGAATTGAATATGAGCATCCAGAAGTCGAAAATGAGCCAAGCAAAAAATTAATGGTTATTGCGGTCATGGTTTTATGTCTGGTTGTTTTTGTTATGGTTGGTCTTAGTTTTTTAGGGAAAAATAGAGAGGCAAATGATGCTGTAAAATCACAAATTCAACAAATAGGAACTGAAGTAAAGAATAAAAATTTTGAGTTGCCTCAGCAAGAAGTGTCTCAAAAGAATTTTCAAGAGTTTCAAACTGCTCCAGCACCACAACAAACGCCTGTGCAAGTAGCGAGCAAGCCAGACCCTTTATCAAATACTACGGTAGTTCAAAAAACTATTTTTAAGCCTAAAGTTTTTAAAACTGGTAGTAGTTTGGCGATTGCAACAAGTAGTTCAAGCAAAAAAGATATATATGTTGCCGACCAAAACATATCTTGGGCAGAACAAGCCAAACGTTTTGAAGAAGACCAGGATTATGAAGGCAATACATACACTCCAAAAATTGCCGTAAAAGACAAATTTAACCCTAGTCTCTTGCTTCAAAAAGGCACATATATTGGTTGTTCGCTCGACACTAGACTTGTGTCTCAAATTAAAGGCGGAATATCTTGCACAACTAGCGAAGACGTATATAGCAAAGATGGCGTAACCCTCCTAATTGAAAAGGGAAGCAAAATCTTTGGCAGCTTCAGAAGCGGAGAGATGAATGATGGAATGAATAGAATTTTTGTTATTTGGAGCGAGATCAGAACACCAAACAATATTAACATTCCAGTTCAAAGTGGTGCTAGTGATGAATTAGGCGGTAGCGGTCTACAAGGATACGTTGATCATCAATGGCTAAAAAGATTTGGTGCTAGCATATTGCTTTCAATGGTAGATGACGTTTTTAATTATGCTGCAAATGGCAAACGTGACAATAGCTATGACTATAGTGAAAACACAAGAGACTCTACACAACAAATGGCAAATACTGCACTTGAGGAATTTATAAAAATAAAACCAGTCCTTTATAGAAATCAAGGAGATATAGTTGGTGTTTACGTCAATCGCGATATAGACTTTAGTAAGGTGTATAAGCTTACAATAGGTAGAAGAAAATGA
- the virB9 gene encoding P-type conjugative transfer protein VirB9 — MIKNNKKLFNIAIILLLAIANLHAVNTPRLSKFDKRITYATYNADDVVLVKCKEGFVSIIEFEKDERIVNIATGFSDGWEVMDKDNYLFIKPKSYTIKSEEQNMTNESGEQIEFYGSSVIQPNAADWKTNLIITTNKDKVYTFDLELGEINKINYKLTFNYATPKEKIEKEKAEKELAEKAAKEKALYKKEIDRNTIPRNWNFVMHVNKDSETITPDYAYDDGIFTYLGFSSTKTIPSVFLFDDANKESILNTHIKKDGKYDVVVIHKTAKKILLRSGNKLVGIINNGYGQNPLDKTYSTNKDNIQREIIDNEQK; from the coding sequence ATGATAAAAAATAATAAAAAATTATTTAATATTGCAATAATTTTACTCTTAGCAATAGCAAATTTACACGCAGTAAATACTCCAAGGCTATCTAAATTTGACAAACGCATCACGTATGCAACATACAATGCCGATGACGTTGTCTTAGTTAAGTGCAAAGAGGGTTTTGTGAGTATTATAGAATTTGAAAAAGATGAACGCATCGTAAATATAGCAACTGGGTTTAGCGATGGTTGGGAAGTAATGGATAAAGATAACTATCTATTTATTAAACCAAAGAGTTACACCATAAAATCCGAAGAACAAAATATGACCAATGAAAGTGGTGAGCAAATAGAATTTTATGGTAGTTCGGTTATTCAACCAAATGCAGCTGATTGGAAGACAAATCTAATCATCACAACAAATAAAGATAAAGTTTATACATTTGATTTGGAGCTAGGAGAGATTAACAAGATTAATTACAAACTAACTTTTAATTATGCAACCCCTAAAGAAAAGATAGAAAAAGAGAAAGCCGAAAAAGAACTCGCCGAAAAAGCAGCAAAAGAAAAGGCACTATATAAAAAAGAGATCGATAGAAATACAATACCTAGAAATTGGAACTTTGTAATGCATGTAAATAAAGATAGTGAAACTATAACACCTGATTATGCATATGACGATGGTATCTTTACATATCTTGGTTTTAGCTCAACTAAAACTATACCAAGTGTCTTTCTCTTTGATGATGCCAATAAAGAAAGCATCCTCAATACTCATATCAAAAAAGACGGCAAATATGACGTAGTTGTGATCCACAAGACAGCTAAAAAAATTTTACTAAGAAGTGGCAATAAGTTAGTCGGAATCATAAATAATGGCTATGGTCAAAATCCACTTGATAAAACCTACAGCACTAATAAAGACAATATTCAAAGAGAGATTATAGACAATGAGCAAAAATAG
- a CDS encoding virB8 family protein, with the protein MKRANDKNDFLASNNPDDVAISYEASIRYIAEQANKRAYFISGVALLIAIISVIAVCLLTPLKSVEPYVIRVDNTTGMVDIITSVNKAEFTGNEALDKYFATTYVKAREGYYYDILQSDYELVQILSYPSVASDYLRIYEGENSRDKVLKDDYEVEIDIVSVTLGNSAGAPTATIRFNQITRKKGEKIAVSNKAKIVTLSYDYQPNTLTTEEERIKNPLGFKVSTYRVDDEIRR; encoded by the coding sequence ATGAAAAGAGCTAATGATAAAAATGATTTTTTGGCTTCTAATAATCCAGATGATGTAGCAATTAGCTATGAAGCAAGCATTAGATACATAGCGGAACAAGCTAACAAGAGGGCTTATTTTATATCAGGTGTGGCTCTGCTTATTGCTATCATCAGCGTTATCGCTGTTTGCTTATTGACGCCATTAAAATCGGTTGAGCCTTATGTTATTAGGGTTGATAATACAACCGGAATGGTTGACATAATAACAAGCGTAAATAAAGCCGAATTCACAGGTAATGAAGCACTTGATAAGTATTTTGCAACAACATATGTAAAAGCGAGAGAGGGATACTATTATGATATTTTGCAAAGCGACTATGAATTAGTTCAAATTTTAAGCTATCCAAGTGTTGCCAGTGATTATTTGAGAATTTACGAAGGTGAAAATTCTAGAGACAAAGTTTTAAAAGATGACTACGAAGTAGAGATTGATATTGTTTCGGTTACACTGGGAAATAGCGCTGGAGCACCTACTGCAACTATCAGATTTAATCAAATTACCAGAAAAAAAGGCGAAAAAATAGCTGTATCAAACAAAGCAAAGATTGTGACACTTTCATATGACTACCAACCAAATACACTCACAACAGAGGAAGAGCGTATTAAAAACCCACTTGGATTTAAAGTTAGCACGTATAGAGTTGATGACGAAATAAGGAGATAG
- a CDS encoding type IV secretion system protein has protein sequence MYKVTTDSGRGLHDLVIDISENVDSFFQNNYSNGVGALQSLINTTGNILAVYLTAWIMIEGYKILWGNGKQTFQNFAFDATIKFVFIVLAMNAGNWINLVFEAFNGAKEYANTFLSYDGKGLYSKIATWAGFMGDYYDVVWDQSSTLELAYIIFIIIIAFIGFFIGAVPILRALFVNTLSFLLLMILAPLAFYFLIFKTTKNSFAQWFQMVLANIIALLCLSLFLNILFDYMFPKINSNHDFKDEVFVLALAMVFYGILANIMCGMATGIAEKLTNVSLDGLAGTGVGRAMGLAGAVGGGAIGGAMLAVRGAQAMGAGKATGFIGSRLLGAATSAAKEVGNSKLGQSINSGINTIKNSSAAQAVGSRLNQAKNIGSKINNFTKGQGWK, from the coding sequence ATGTATAAAGTAACAACTGATTCAGGTCGAGGATTACACGATCTAGTCATAGATATATCAGAGAATGTTGATAGTTTCTTTCAAAATAATTATTCAAACGGAGTGGGAGCACTTCAATCGCTAATTAATACAACTGGAAATATTCTAGCTGTGTATCTTACCGCTTGGATTATGATCGAGGGATATAAAATTCTTTGGGGTAATGGCAAACAAACTTTTCAAAATTTTGCTTTTGATGCAACCATTAAGTTTGTCTTTATAGTCTTAGCAATGAATGCTGGAAACTGGATCAATCTTGTTTTTGAAGCATTCAATGGCGCAAAAGAATATGCAAACACCTTTTTGTCATATGATGGCAAAGGCTTATATTCAAAAATCGCAACATGGGCTGGATTTATGGGTGACTACTACGATGTGGTATGGGATCAGTCAAGCACTTTAGAGCTAGCATACATTATCTTCATAATTATTATAGCTTTTATTGGCTTTTTTATTGGTGCAGTCCCTATTTTGAGAGCGCTGTTTGTAAATACACTATCATTTCTATTGCTTATGATTTTGGCTCCATTGGCATTTTATTTTTTAATCTTTAAAACGACTAAAAATTCATTTGCACAGTGGTTCCAAATGGTTTTAGCAAATATTATTGCGTTGCTCTGCCTATCATTATTCTTAAATATTTTGTTTGATTACATGTTTCCAAAAATCAATAGCAATCACGATTTTAAGGATGAAGTATTTGTATTGGCTCTAGCGATGGTATTTTATGGAATTCTTGCAAATATAATGTGTGGTATGGCTACTGGAATAGCCGAAAAACTCACTAATGTTAGCCTTGATGGATTAGCTGGAACAGGCGTTGGACGTGCAATGGGTCTTGCAGGTGCTGTTGGGGGTGGTGCAATAGGTGGTGCAATGTTGGCGGTAAGAGGTGCTCAGGCAATGGGTGCTGGCAAGGCAACTGGTTTTATAGGCTCTCGTCTTTTAGGTGCAGCCACATCTGCAGCAAAAGAAGTTGGCAATTCAAAGCTCGGTCAAAGCATCAACTCTGGAATAAACACGATTAAAAATTCTTCAGCAGCCCAAGCCGTTGGATCACGACTTAACCAAGCGAAAAACATAGGTTCAAAAATTAACAATTTTACAAAAGGTCAAGGTTGGAAATAA
- a CDS encoding type IV secretion system protein, translated as MKNSLVYRAKKASVIATSVAILSSNLLASGIPVVDGAAIAQNQATFTMEWMQTLKDYAEKVKVWGEEASHRVQEVKKWADERVQWANDLYTKTGIRDIVNFTKEMNELYNEVYDTGYSIYTQATGFSLDSFDERAWDLFLKFGGTDQCSSISDITHRNICKKNTTSAFKEFEVVNRQFDRLKHEINDLDKISKEVARNKGKQEDLKGSIDTSNQIALLRARQENNWRAYQRDMDQLENERKRLQDAEFKMTKDRQRAAFKILQK; from the coding sequence ATGAAAAATAGTCTCGTTTATAGAGCAAAGAAAGCTTCAGTTATAGCTACTTCTGTAGCAATTCTATCATCTAATCTATTAGCCTCTGGTATTCCAGTAGTTGATGGTGCTGCTATAGCCCAAAATCAAGCAACATTTACCATGGAGTGGATGCAAACGCTGAAGGACTACGCTGAAAAAGTCAAAGTATGGGGAGAAGAAGCTTCACATAGAGTCCAAGAAGTTAAAAAATGGGCTGATGAAAGAGTGCAATGGGCAAATGACCTATATACCAAAACAGGCATTAGGGATATTGTCAATTTCACAAAAGAAATGAACGAACTCTATAATGAAGTCTACGATACTGGCTATTCAATATATACACAAGCGACAGGTTTTAGTCTCGATAGCTTTGATGAAAGGGCATGGGATTTGTTTTTAAAATTTGGTGGAACAGACCAGTGTTCATCAATAAGTGATATTACGCATAGAAATATCTGCAAAAAGAATACCACAAGTGCTTTTAAAGAATTTGAAGTTGTAAATAGACAATTTGATCGTCTTAAGCACGAAATTAATGATCTTGACAAAATAAGCAAAGAAGTAGCTAGAAATAAAGGCAAACAAGAGGATCTAAAAGGTTCTATAGATACTTCAAATCAAATAGCCCTATTGCGTGCCAGACAAGAGAATAACTGGCGTGCCTATCAAAGAGACATGGATCAGTTAGAAAACGAAAGAAAAAGATTACAAGACGCAGAGTTTAAGATGACTAAAGATAGGCAGCGAGCGGCATTTAAAATTTTACAAAAATAG